From the genome of Eucalyptus grandis isolate ANBG69807.140 chromosome 2, ASM1654582v1, whole genome shotgun sequence, one region includes:
- the LOC104433520 gene encoding protein NSP-INTERACTING KINASE 3 isoform X1 — protein sequence MERMKSVSWGWSLLVLAWLGSSSATLSPSGINYEVVALMTIKAALRDPYNVLESWDRTSVDPCGWRMVTCTPDGSVSALGLPSQSLHGTLSPAIGNLTNLESVLLQNNDISGPIPSSVGMLEKLQALDLSNNMFSGEIPSSLGSLRELNYLRRFNNNSLSGPCPESLSNIKGLTLLDLSYNNLSGPLPNISARTFIRITGNPLICGHKGDANCNTVLPEPLSLPPDALKDRPASGIRSHRVAIAFGTSFGSAFFVIIFVGIFVRRWYKHRQQSFFDANDHCDPEIFMGHLRRYPFKELWAATDHFNSRNILGRGGFGIVYKGRLKDGTLVAVKRLKDYYTSGGEIQFQTEVEMISLAVHRNLLRLSGFCSTEHERLLVYPYMPNGSVASRLRDHIHGKPALDWSRRRRIALGTARGLLYLHEQCEPKIIHRDVKAANILLDEDFEAIVGDFGLAKLLDHKDSHVTTAVRGTVGHIAPEYLSTGQSSEKTDVFGYGILLLELITGQRALDFGRIPNQKGVMLDWVIKLYEDGKLNQMVDKNLQDNFNRLELEVMVKVALLCTKVNPLQRPKMSEVLKMFEDDGLADNQDAAQRAETPRCLSGSSPPRRYADYIEEYSLVEAMELSGPR from the exons ATGGAAAGGATGAAATCTGTGTCGTGGGGATGGAGCTTGCTGGTTTTGGCATGGTTGGGGAGTTCCTCTGCCACTCTTTCTCCTTCTGGTATAAACTATGAAG TTGTGGCTTTAATGACCATAAAAGCTGCGCTTCGTGACCCGTACAATGTTCTGGAGAGCTGGGATAGGACCTCTGTAGATCCTTGTGGATGGAGGATGGTGACATGCACGCCAGATGGCTCTGTGTCTGCTCT GGGACTTCCTAGTCAGAGCTTGCACGGGACCTTATCTCCGGCAATAGGGAATCTTACTAACTTGGAGTCTGT GTTGCTGCAGAACAACGATATTTCAGGTCCAATTCCTTCTTCTGTTGGGATGCTGGAGAAGCTACAAGCACTTGATCTTTCCAACAATATGTTCAGTGGAGAAATACCGAGTTCTCTGGGTTCTCTGAGGGAACTGAATTATCT CAGGCGCTTCAACAATAACAGTCTCAGTGGACCCTGCCCTGAATCATTGTCTAACATTAAAGGCCTTACCCTATT AGACCTCTCGTACAACAATTTAAGTGGGCCTCTGCCAAATATATCAGCGAGGACTTTCAT CAGAATCACTGGTAACCCTTTGATTTGTGGACACAAGGGCGATGCTAATTGTAATACCGTCCTTCCTGAGCCACTTTCTCTTCCTCCAGATGCTCTGAAAG ATCGACCAGCCTCTGGAATAAGAAGTCATCGTGTGGCAATTGCTTTTGGCACAAGCTTTGGAAGTGCTTTTTTTGTCATCATCTTCGTTGGGATTTTTGTACGGCGGTGGTATAAACACAGACAACAAAGTTTCTTTGACGCAAATG ATCATTGTGACCCAGAGATATTCATGGGCCACTTGAGAAGATACCCTTTTAAGGAGCTTTGGGCTGCCACTGATCATTTCAACTCAAGGAATATATTAGGCAGAGGTGGATTTGGAATTGTATACAAGGGACGCTTAAAGGATGGGACTCTGGTGGCTGTCAAAAGGCTGAAGGACTACTATACCTCTGGTGGTGAAATCCAGTTCCAAACGGAAGTTGAGATGATAAGCTTGGCTGTACACCGCAATCTTCTCCGGCTTTCTGGCTTCTGTTCTACTGAACATGAACGTCTCCTTGTCTACCCTTACATGCCGAACGGAAGTGTGGCATCTCGCTTAAGGG ATCACATTCACGGGAAGCCAGCTCTTGACTGGTCGAGGCGAAGGAGGATAGCTTTAGGTACGGCGAGGGGGCTGCTATATTTGCATGAGCAATGTGAGCCCAAAATTATTCACAGGGATGTAAAAGCGGCAAACATCTTGCTGGATGAAGATTTTGAGGCTATTGTGGGGGATTTTGGGCTGGCAAAACTTTTGGATCACAAAGATTCCCACGTCACCACTGCAGTGCGTGGTACAGTCGGCCACATCGCGCCAGAGTACTTATCAACCGGTCAGTCATCAGAAAAAACAGATGTATTTGGGTATGGTATTTTGCTCCTCGAACTGATTACCGGTCAGAGAGCCCTGGATTTCGGACGCATACCCAATCAAAAAGGCGTCATGCTTGATtgg GTAATTAAGCTCTATGAGGATGGAAAACTGAACCAAATGGTAGATAAGAATTTGCAGGATAATTTCAACCGGCTGGAGTTAGAAGTAATGGTTAAAGTTGCTTTGTTATGTACAAAAGTCAATCCCCTGCAGCGCCCAAAAATGTCTGAGGTACTAAAGATGTTTGAGGATGATGGCTTGGCCGATAACCAAGATGCCGCCCAAAGGGCTGAGACACCACGGTGCCTATCCGGTTCAAGTCCTCCTCGTAGATATGCAGATTACATAGAAGAATATTCACTTGTGGAAGCGATGGAGCTTTCTGGTCCTAGATGA
- the LOC104433520 gene encoding protein NSP-INTERACTING KINASE 3 isoform X5, whose amino-acid sequence MERMKSVSWGWSLLVLAWLGSSSATLSPSGINYEVVALMTIKAALRDPYNVLESWDRTSVDPCGWRMVTCTPDGSVSALGLPSQSLHGTLSPAIGNLTNLESVLLQNNDISGPIPSSVGMLEKLQALDLSNNMFSGEIPSSLGSLRELNYLRRFNNNSLSGPCPESLSNIKGLTLLDLSYNNLSGPLPNISARTFIRITGNPLICGHKGDANCNTVLPEPLSLPPDALKASGIRSHRVAIAFGTSFGSAFFVIIFVGIFVRRWYKHRQQSFFDANDHCDPEIFMGHLRRYPFKELWAATDHFNSRNILGRGGFGIVYKGRLKDGTLVAVKRLKDYYTSGGEIQFQTEVEMISLAVHRNLLRLSGFCSTEHERLLVYPYMPNGSVASRLRDHIHGKPALDWSRRRRIALGTARGLLYLHEQCEPKIIHRDVKAANILLDEDFEAIVGDFGLAKLLDHKDSHVTTAVRGTVGHIAPEYLSTGQSSEKTDVFGYGILLLELITGQRALDFGRIPNQKGVMLDWVIKLYEDGKLNQMVDKNLQDNFNRLELEVMVKVALLCTKVNPLQRPKMSEVLKMFEDDGLADNQDAAQRAETPRCLSGSSPPRRYADYIEEYSLVEAMELSGPR is encoded by the exons ATGGAAAGGATGAAATCTGTGTCGTGGGGATGGAGCTTGCTGGTTTTGGCATGGTTGGGGAGTTCCTCTGCCACTCTTTCTCCTTCTGGTATAAACTATGAAG TTGTGGCTTTAATGACCATAAAAGCTGCGCTTCGTGACCCGTACAATGTTCTGGAGAGCTGGGATAGGACCTCTGTAGATCCTTGTGGATGGAGGATGGTGACATGCACGCCAGATGGCTCTGTGTCTGCTCT GGGACTTCCTAGTCAGAGCTTGCACGGGACCTTATCTCCGGCAATAGGGAATCTTACTAACTTGGAGTCTGT GTTGCTGCAGAACAACGATATTTCAGGTCCAATTCCTTCTTCTGTTGGGATGCTGGAGAAGCTACAAGCACTTGATCTTTCCAACAATATGTTCAGTGGAGAAATACCGAGTTCTCTGGGTTCTCTGAGGGAACTGAATTATCT CAGGCGCTTCAACAATAACAGTCTCAGTGGACCCTGCCCTGAATCATTGTCTAACATTAAAGGCCTTACCCTATT AGACCTCTCGTACAACAATTTAAGTGGGCCTCTGCCAAATATATCAGCGAGGACTTTCAT CAGAATCACTGGTAACCCTTTGATTTGTGGACACAAGGGCGATGCTAATTGTAATACCGTCCTTCCTGAGCCACTTTCTCTTCCTCCAGATGCTCTGAAAG CCTCTGGAATAAGAAGTCATCGTGTGGCAATTGCTTTTGGCACAAGCTTTGGAAGTGCTTTTTTTGTCATCATCTTCGTTGGGATTTTTGTACGGCGGTGGTATAAACACAGACAACAAAGTTTCTTTGACGCAAATG ATCATTGTGACCCAGAGATATTCATGGGCCACTTGAGAAGATACCCTTTTAAGGAGCTTTGGGCTGCCACTGATCATTTCAACTCAAGGAATATATTAGGCAGAGGTGGATTTGGAATTGTATACAAGGGACGCTTAAAGGATGGGACTCTGGTGGCTGTCAAAAGGCTGAAGGACTACTATACCTCTGGTGGTGAAATCCAGTTCCAAACGGAAGTTGAGATGATAAGCTTGGCTGTACACCGCAATCTTCTCCGGCTTTCTGGCTTCTGTTCTACTGAACATGAACGTCTCCTTGTCTACCCTTACATGCCGAACGGAAGTGTGGCATCTCGCTTAAGGG ATCACATTCACGGGAAGCCAGCTCTTGACTGGTCGAGGCGAAGGAGGATAGCTTTAGGTACGGCGAGGGGGCTGCTATATTTGCATGAGCAATGTGAGCCCAAAATTATTCACAGGGATGTAAAAGCGGCAAACATCTTGCTGGATGAAGATTTTGAGGCTATTGTGGGGGATTTTGGGCTGGCAAAACTTTTGGATCACAAAGATTCCCACGTCACCACTGCAGTGCGTGGTACAGTCGGCCACATCGCGCCAGAGTACTTATCAACCGGTCAGTCATCAGAAAAAACAGATGTATTTGGGTATGGTATTTTGCTCCTCGAACTGATTACCGGTCAGAGAGCCCTGGATTTCGGACGCATACCCAATCAAAAAGGCGTCATGCTTGATtgg GTAATTAAGCTCTATGAGGATGGAAAACTGAACCAAATGGTAGATAAGAATTTGCAGGATAATTTCAACCGGCTGGAGTTAGAAGTAATGGTTAAAGTTGCTTTGTTATGTACAAAAGTCAATCCCCTGCAGCGCCCAAAAATGTCTGAGGTACTAAAGATGTTTGAGGATGATGGCTTGGCCGATAACCAAGATGCCGCCCAAAGGGCTGAGACACCACGGTGCCTATCCGGTTCAAGTCCTCCTCGTAGATATGCAGATTACATAGAAGAATATTCACTTGTGGAAGCGATGGAGCTTTCTGGTCCTAGATGA
- the LOC104433520 gene encoding protein NSP-INTERACTING KINASE 3 isoform X3: MERMKSVSWGWSLLVLAWLGSSSATLSPSGINYEVVALMTIKAALRDPYNVLESWDRTSVDPCGWRMVTCTPDGSVSALGLPSQSLHGTLSPAIGNLTNLESVLLQNNDISGPIPSSVGMLEKLQALDLSNNMFSGEIPSSLGSLRELNYLRRFNNNSLSGPCPESLSNIKGLTLLDLSYNNLSGPLPNISARTFIITGNPLICGHKGDANCNTVLPEPLSLPPDALKDRPASGIRSHRVAIAFGTSFGSAFFVIIFVGIFVRRWYKHRQQSFFDANDHCDPEIFMGHLRRYPFKELWAATDHFNSRNILGRGGFGIVYKGRLKDGTLVAVKRLKDYYTSGGEIQFQTEVEMISLAVHRNLLRLSGFCSTEHERLLVYPYMPNGSVASRLRDHIHGKPALDWSRRRRIALGTARGLLYLHEQCEPKIIHRDVKAANILLDEDFEAIVGDFGLAKLLDHKDSHVTTAVRGTVGHIAPEYLSTGQSSEKTDVFGYGILLLELITGQRALDFGRIPNQKGVMLDWVIKLYEDGKLNQMVDKNLQDNFNRLELEVMVKVALLCTKVNPLQRPKMSEVLKMFEDDGLADNQDAAQRAETPRCLSGSSPPRRYADYIEEYSLVEAMELSGPR, translated from the exons ATGGAAAGGATGAAATCTGTGTCGTGGGGATGGAGCTTGCTGGTTTTGGCATGGTTGGGGAGTTCCTCTGCCACTCTTTCTCCTTCTGGTATAAACTATGAAG TTGTGGCTTTAATGACCATAAAAGCTGCGCTTCGTGACCCGTACAATGTTCTGGAGAGCTGGGATAGGACCTCTGTAGATCCTTGTGGATGGAGGATGGTGACATGCACGCCAGATGGCTCTGTGTCTGCTCT GGGACTTCCTAGTCAGAGCTTGCACGGGACCTTATCTCCGGCAATAGGGAATCTTACTAACTTGGAGTCTGT GTTGCTGCAGAACAACGATATTTCAGGTCCAATTCCTTCTTCTGTTGGGATGCTGGAGAAGCTACAAGCACTTGATCTTTCCAACAATATGTTCAGTGGAGAAATACCGAGTTCTCTGGGTTCTCTGAGGGAACTGAATTATCT CAGGCGCTTCAACAATAACAGTCTCAGTGGACCCTGCCCTGAATCATTGTCTAACATTAAAGGCCTTACCCTATT AGACCTCTCGTACAACAATTTAAGTGGGCCTCTGCCAAATATATCAGCGAGGACTTTCAT AATCACTGGTAACCCTTTGATTTGTGGACACAAGGGCGATGCTAATTGTAATACCGTCCTTCCTGAGCCACTTTCTCTTCCTCCAGATGCTCTGAAAG ATCGACCAGCCTCTGGAATAAGAAGTCATCGTGTGGCAATTGCTTTTGGCACAAGCTTTGGAAGTGCTTTTTTTGTCATCATCTTCGTTGGGATTTTTGTACGGCGGTGGTATAAACACAGACAACAAAGTTTCTTTGACGCAAATG ATCATTGTGACCCAGAGATATTCATGGGCCACTTGAGAAGATACCCTTTTAAGGAGCTTTGGGCTGCCACTGATCATTTCAACTCAAGGAATATATTAGGCAGAGGTGGATTTGGAATTGTATACAAGGGACGCTTAAAGGATGGGACTCTGGTGGCTGTCAAAAGGCTGAAGGACTACTATACCTCTGGTGGTGAAATCCAGTTCCAAACGGAAGTTGAGATGATAAGCTTGGCTGTACACCGCAATCTTCTCCGGCTTTCTGGCTTCTGTTCTACTGAACATGAACGTCTCCTTGTCTACCCTTACATGCCGAACGGAAGTGTGGCATCTCGCTTAAGGG ATCACATTCACGGGAAGCCAGCTCTTGACTGGTCGAGGCGAAGGAGGATAGCTTTAGGTACGGCGAGGGGGCTGCTATATTTGCATGAGCAATGTGAGCCCAAAATTATTCACAGGGATGTAAAAGCGGCAAACATCTTGCTGGATGAAGATTTTGAGGCTATTGTGGGGGATTTTGGGCTGGCAAAACTTTTGGATCACAAAGATTCCCACGTCACCACTGCAGTGCGTGGTACAGTCGGCCACATCGCGCCAGAGTACTTATCAACCGGTCAGTCATCAGAAAAAACAGATGTATTTGGGTATGGTATTTTGCTCCTCGAACTGATTACCGGTCAGAGAGCCCTGGATTTCGGACGCATACCCAATCAAAAAGGCGTCATGCTTGATtgg GTAATTAAGCTCTATGAGGATGGAAAACTGAACCAAATGGTAGATAAGAATTTGCAGGATAATTTCAACCGGCTGGAGTTAGAAGTAATGGTTAAAGTTGCTTTGTTATGTACAAAAGTCAATCCCCTGCAGCGCCCAAAAATGTCTGAGGTACTAAAGATGTTTGAGGATGATGGCTTGGCCGATAACCAAGATGCCGCCCAAAGGGCTGAGACACCACGGTGCCTATCCGGTTCAAGTCCTCCTCGTAGATATGCAGATTACATAGAAGAATATTCACTTGTGGAAGCGATGGAGCTTTCTGGTCCTAGATGA
- the LOC104433520 gene encoding protein NSP-INTERACTING KINASE 3 isoform X6 — protein MERMKSVSWGWSLLVLAWLGSSSATLSPSGINYEVVALMTIKAALRDPYNVLESWDRTSVDPCGWRMVTCTPDGSVSALGLPSQSLHGTLSPAIGNLTNLESVLLQNNDISGPIPSSVGMLEKLQALDLSNNMFSGEIPSSLGSLRELNYLRRFNNNSLSGPCPESLSNIKGLTLLDLSYNNLSGPLPNISARTFIITGNPLICGHKGDANCNTVLPEPLSLPPDALKASGIRSHRVAIAFGTSFGSAFFVIIFVGIFVRRWYKHRQQSFFDANDHCDPEIFMGHLRRYPFKELWAATDHFNSRNILGRGGFGIVYKGRLKDGTLVAVKRLKDYYTSGGEIQFQTEVEMISLAVHRNLLRLSGFCSTEHERLLVYPYMPNGSVASRLRDHIHGKPALDWSRRRRIALGTARGLLYLHEQCEPKIIHRDVKAANILLDEDFEAIVGDFGLAKLLDHKDSHVTTAVRGTVGHIAPEYLSTGQSSEKTDVFGYGILLLELITGQRALDFGRIPNQKGVMLDWVIKLYEDGKLNQMVDKNLQDNFNRLELEVMVKVALLCTKVNPLQRPKMSEVLKMFEDDGLADNQDAAQRAETPRCLSGSSPPRRYADYIEEYSLVEAMELSGPR, from the exons ATGGAAAGGATGAAATCTGTGTCGTGGGGATGGAGCTTGCTGGTTTTGGCATGGTTGGGGAGTTCCTCTGCCACTCTTTCTCCTTCTGGTATAAACTATGAAG TTGTGGCTTTAATGACCATAAAAGCTGCGCTTCGTGACCCGTACAATGTTCTGGAGAGCTGGGATAGGACCTCTGTAGATCCTTGTGGATGGAGGATGGTGACATGCACGCCAGATGGCTCTGTGTCTGCTCT GGGACTTCCTAGTCAGAGCTTGCACGGGACCTTATCTCCGGCAATAGGGAATCTTACTAACTTGGAGTCTGT GTTGCTGCAGAACAACGATATTTCAGGTCCAATTCCTTCTTCTGTTGGGATGCTGGAGAAGCTACAAGCACTTGATCTTTCCAACAATATGTTCAGTGGAGAAATACCGAGTTCTCTGGGTTCTCTGAGGGAACTGAATTATCT CAGGCGCTTCAACAATAACAGTCTCAGTGGACCCTGCCCTGAATCATTGTCTAACATTAAAGGCCTTACCCTATT AGACCTCTCGTACAACAATTTAAGTGGGCCTCTGCCAAATATATCAGCGAGGACTTTCAT AATCACTGGTAACCCTTTGATTTGTGGACACAAGGGCGATGCTAATTGTAATACCGTCCTTCCTGAGCCACTTTCTCTTCCTCCAGATGCTCTGAAAG CCTCTGGAATAAGAAGTCATCGTGTGGCAATTGCTTTTGGCACAAGCTTTGGAAGTGCTTTTTTTGTCATCATCTTCGTTGGGATTTTTGTACGGCGGTGGTATAAACACAGACAACAAAGTTTCTTTGACGCAAATG ATCATTGTGACCCAGAGATATTCATGGGCCACTTGAGAAGATACCCTTTTAAGGAGCTTTGGGCTGCCACTGATCATTTCAACTCAAGGAATATATTAGGCAGAGGTGGATTTGGAATTGTATACAAGGGACGCTTAAAGGATGGGACTCTGGTGGCTGTCAAAAGGCTGAAGGACTACTATACCTCTGGTGGTGAAATCCAGTTCCAAACGGAAGTTGAGATGATAAGCTTGGCTGTACACCGCAATCTTCTCCGGCTTTCTGGCTTCTGTTCTACTGAACATGAACGTCTCCTTGTCTACCCTTACATGCCGAACGGAAGTGTGGCATCTCGCTTAAGGG ATCACATTCACGGGAAGCCAGCTCTTGACTGGTCGAGGCGAAGGAGGATAGCTTTAGGTACGGCGAGGGGGCTGCTATATTTGCATGAGCAATGTGAGCCCAAAATTATTCACAGGGATGTAAAAGCGGCAAACATCTTGCTGGATGAAGATTTTGAGGCTATTGTGGGGGATTTTGGGCTGGCAAAACTTTTGGATCACAAAGATTCCCACGTCACCACTGCAGTGCGTGGTACAGTCGGCCACATCGCGCCAGAGTACTTATCAACCGGTCAGTCATCAGAAAAAACAGATGTATTTGGGTATGGTATTTTGCTCCTCGAACTGATTACCGGTCAGAGAGCCCTGGATTTCGGACGCATACCCAATCAAAAAGGCGTCATGCTTGATtgg GTAATTAAGCTCTATGAGGATGGAAAACTGAACCAAATGGTAGATAAGAATTTGCAGGATAATTTCAACCGGCTGGAGTTAGAAGTAATGGTTAAAGTTGCTTTGTTATGTACAAAAGTCAATCCCCTGCAGCGCCCAAAAATGTCTGAGGTACTAAAGATGTTTGAGGATGATGGCTTGGCCGATAACCAAGATGCCGCCCAAAGGGCTGAGACACCACGGTGCCTATCCGGTTCAAGTCCTCCTCGTAGATATGCAGATTACATAGAAGAATATTCACTTGTGGAAGCGATGGAGCTTTCTGGTCCTAGATGA
- the LOC104433520 gene encoding protein NSP-INTERACTING KINASE 3 isoform X2 produces the protein MERMKSVSWGWSLLVLAWLGSSSATLSPSGINYEVVALMTIKAALRDPYNVLESWDRTSVDPCGWRMVTCTPDGSVSALGLPSQSLHGTLSPAIGNLTNLESVLLQNNDISGPIPSSVGMLEKLQALDLSNNMFSGEIPSSLGSLRELNYLRFNNNSLSGPCPESLSNIKGLTLLDLSYNNLSGPLPNISARTFIRITGNPLICGHKGDANCNTVLPEPLSLPPDALKDRPASGIRSHRVAIAFGTSFGSAFFVIIFVGIFVRRWYKHRQQSFFDANDHCDPEIFMGHLRRYPFKELWAATDHFNSRNILGRGGFGIVYKGRLKDGTLVAVKRLKDYYTSGGEIQFQTEVEMISLAVHRNLLRLSGFCSTEHERLLVYPYMPNGSVASRLRDHIHGKPALDWSRRRRIALGTARGLLYLHEQCEPKIIHRDVKAANILLDEDFEAIVGDFGLAKLLDHKDSHVTTAVRGTVGHIAPEYLSTGQSSEKTDVFGYGILLLELITGQRALDFGRIPNQKGVMLDWVIKLYEDGKLNQMVDKNLQDNFNRLELEVMVKVALLCTKVNPLQRPKMSEVLKMFEDDGLADNQDAAQRAETPRCLSGSSPPRRYADYIEEYSLVEAMELSGPR, from the exons ATGGAAAGGATGAAATCTGTGTCGTGGGGATGGAGCTTGCTGGTTTTGGCATGGTTGGGGAGTTCCTCTGCCACTCTTTCTCCTTCTGGTATAAACTATGAAG TTGTGGCTTTAATGACCATAAAAGCTGCGCTTCGTGACCCGTACAATGTTCTGGAGAGCTGGGATAGGACCTCTGTAGATCCTTGTGGATGGAGGATGGTGACATGCACGCCAGATGGCTCTGTGTCTGCTCT GGGACTTCCTAGTCAGAGCTTGCACGGGACCTTATCTCCGGCAATAGGGAATCTTACTAACTTGGAGTCTGT GTTGCTGCAGAACAACGATATTTCAGGTCCAATTCCTTCTTCTGTTGGGATGCTGGAGAAGCTACAAGCACTTGATCTTTCCAACAATATGTTCAGTGGAGAAATACCGAGTTCTCTGGGTTCTCTGAGGGAACTGAATTATCT GCGCTTCAACAATAACAGTCTCAGTGGACCCTGCCCTGAATCATTGTCTAACATTAAAGGCCTTACCCTATT AGACCTCTCGTACAACAATTTAAGTGGGCCTCTGCCAAATATATCAGCGAGGACTTTCAT CAGAATCACTGGTAACCCTTTGATTTGTGGACACAAGGGCGATGCTAATTGTAATACCGTCCTTCCTGAGCCACTTTCTCTTCCTCCAGATGCTCTGAAAG ATCGACCAGCCTCTGGAATAAGAAGTCATCGTGTGGCAATTGCTTTTGGCACAAGCTTTGGAAGTGCTTTTTTTGTCATCATCTTCGTTGGGATTTTTGTACGGCGGTGGTATAAACACAGACAACAAAGTTTCTTTGACGCAAATG ATCATTGTGACCCAGAGATATTCATGGGCCACTTGAGAAGATACCCTTTTAAGGAGCTTTGGGCTGCCACTGATCATTTCAACTCAAGGAATATATTAGGCAGAGGTGGATTTGGAATTGTATACAAGGGACGCTTAAAGGATGGGACTCTGGTGGCTGTCAAAAGGCTGAAGGACTACTATACCTCTGGTGGTGAAATCCAGTTCCAAACGGAAGTTGAGATGATAAGCTTGGCTGTACACCGCAATCTTCTCCGGCTTTCTGGCTTCTGTTCTACTGAACATGAACGTCTCCTTGTCTACCCTTACATGCCGAACGGAAGTGTGGCATCTCGCTTAAGGG ATCACATTCACGGGAAGCCAGCTCTTGACTGGTCGAGGCGAAGGAGGATAGCTTTAGGTACGGCGAGGGGGCTGCTATATTTGCATGAGCAATGTGAGCCCAAAATTATTCACAGGGATGTAAAAGCGGCAAACATCTTGCTGGATGAAGATTTTGAGGCTATTGTGGGGGATTTTGGGCTGGCAAAACTTTTGGATCACAAAGATTCCCACGTCACCACTGCAGTGCGTGGTACAGTCGGCCACATCGCGCCAGAGTACTTATCAACCGGTCAGTCATCAGAAAAAACAGATGTATTTGGGTATGGTATTTTGCTCCTCGAACTGATTACCGGTCAGAGAGCCCTGGATTTCGGACGCATACCCAATCAAAAAGGCGTCATGCTTGATtgg GTAATTAAGCTCTATGAGGATGGAAAACTGAACCAAATGGTAGATAAGAATTTGCAGGATAATTTCAACCGGCTGGAGTTAGAAGTAATGGTTAAAGTTGCTTTGTTATGTACAAAAGTCAATCCCCTGCAGCGCCCAAAAATGTCTGAGGTACTAAAGATGTTTGAGGATGATGGCTTGGCCGATAACCAAGATGCCGCCCAAAGGGCTGAGACACCACGGTGCCTATCCGGTTCAAGTCCTCCTCGTAGATATGCAGATTACATAGAAGAATATTCACTTGTGGAAGCGATGGAGCTTTCTGGTCCTAGATGA